TCGTCTTCGTGACCGCCGGCGTGTGGCACTGGAGCGTGGAGATGTTCGGGGCGCTGTCCGGGGGCTACCACACCGGGGTGTTCCTCACGTTGGCGGCGAGCGTGCCCCTCTGGTTGGTGCTGTTCCGTTGGGTGCCGGGCCAGGCGTCGACGGAGGTGCGCATCGTGACGCTCGCCGCCGCTCACCTCTACGGCCTCGTCATGGTGGTCCCGCTGTTGAGCAGGGCGTTCGCCCACCTCGGGACGGCCCCCAGGCTCGACCACGGCTCCCCCGCCTTCACGCTGGCGGCGCTCGCAGGGGCCGCGGCCAGCCTCATCGGGGCCGTGGTGTCGCGGTGGCGCGGCGGGCCTGAGCCGGCGGGCCGGGGCACGGAACCCCGCGCGGGTCAGCGGACGCGACCCGCCGGACGCAGCACGTAGACTGCGGCGCCGGCCAGCAGGTTGGGGGCGCGGCCCGACATCCGCAGGCGGCGTCCGGACTGGGTGTAAGTGAACCGGCGGTCGATCACCAGACCGAGGTGGTCGAACAAATCCTCCAGGTCGGTCAGCGTGGTGAACCGGAGGTTCGGGGAGTTGTACCAGGCGTACGGGATCTCCTTGGAGATCGGCATCCGGCCGCCCAGCAGCCGCAGCCGGTTGGGGTAGTAGCCGAAGTTCGGCACCGACACGATCATCCGCTCGGCGACCCGCGCCATGTGCTGCAGGACGCTCTCGGGCCGCAGCATGGTCTGCAGGACGCGCGACAGCACCACCGTGTCGTAGGAGTCGTCGGCCAGGTCGGCCAGCGCCACGTCGATGTCGCGGTCGATCACCGGGACGCCGCGGCGGATGGCGGCCAAGACGGCGTCCGGGTCGATCTCGACGCCGGTGCCGCGGCAGCCGCGGGTACGGATCAGGTGGTCGAGCAGGATGCCCTCGCCGCAGCCCAGGTCCAGGACGCGGGAGCCGTCGAAGATCTGGTCGGCGACCAGCGCGAGGTCGGGACGCAGCCCGTCGCGGCGGCTCATCGGGCCTCCTCCAGGGCGCGGTCGAGGAAGGCGCGCAGCGTGGCGTGGTAGACGGCGTCCTCCAGCAGGAACGAGTCGTGACCGTACGGCGAACTGAGCTCGCGGAACGTCACCGGCAGCCCGGCGCCCTCGAGGTGATGCAGCATCCGCAGGGTGTGGGCGGTCGAGAACCGCCAGTCGGTGTCGAAGCTCAGCAGCAGGTACCGGACCGGGTCGGCGGCGACGTGCACCAGCGCGTCCGGGCGGGCGAAGGGGTCGAAGTAGTCCATGACGCGCGACAGGTACAGATAGCTCAGCGCGTCGAACCGCTCCAGGAACGCCTGGCCCTGGTGGTCCAGGTAGCTCTCCACCGCGAAGTCGATCCCGAAGCCCCGCGTGGACTCCTCGTCCTGGGGGGCGCGGCCGAACTTCGCGGTGAGGGCGTCCTCGGACAGGTACGTGATGTGGGCCATCATCCGCGCGATCGACAGCCCGACGTCGGGGCTGGTGCCCGCCGCGGCGTAGCGGCCCTCGTGGAAGTGGGGGTCGTCGGTGATCGCCCGCCGCGCCACCGCCGAGAACGCGATGTTCTGCGCGGTGAGCCGGCTGGACGCCGCCACGATGATGGCGTGCGTCATGTCCTGGGGGTGGCTCAGCGACCACTGCAGCACCTGCATGCCGCCCAGGGAGCCGCCCAGCACGGCCAGCACGCGGCTCAGGCCCAGGTGGGCCAGCAGGGCCCGGTGCACCGTGACGAAGTCGGCGACGTCCAGCAGCGGGAAGTCCATGCCGTAGGCCTCGCCGGTGGCCGGGTCGATCGAGCCGGGCCCGGTCGTGCCGCGGCAGCCGCCCAGCAGGTTGGCCGACACCACGAAGAACCGGTCGGTGTCCAGCGGACGCCCCGGGCCGATGAGGTTGTCCCACCAGCCCGGACGTCGGTCGCCGGGGTGCCAGCCGGCGGCGTGCGCGTCGCCGGTCAGCGCATGGCACAGGTAGACGACGTTCGAGGCGTCCGGCGCGAGCGTGCCGTACGTCTCGTAGGCGACGTCGACCGGACCCAGCCGCGAGCCGTTCGCCAGCACGAGGGGATCCTCGGCGGTGAACAGCCGCGCGGTCTGCGTCTCGACGAGCCCGACCGAGCCGTCCTGCCAGATCTCGGTCACGCAGACAGTGCCTGATCCAGGTCGGCGATCAGGTCGTCGGCGTTCTCGATGCCGATCGAGAGCCGGACGCCCTCGGGCGCCACGCCGGCGTCCTTGAGCTCGGTCTCGGTCAGCTGGCTGTGCGTGGTGGTGGCGTTGTGGATGGCGAGGCTCTTGGCGTCGCCGATGTTGGCCAGGTGGCTGAACAGCTCCAGGCCCTCGATGAGCCGCGACCCGCCCTCGCGTCCGGTCTTGACGCCGAAGCTGACCAGGCCGCCGTAGCCGCGTCCGGCCAGCACCCGGTCGGCGACCTCGCGGTAGCGGTCGCCCTCCAGGCCGGGGTACTGGACCCAGGCGACCCGGTCGTCCTTCTCGAGGAACTGCGCGACCGCCAGCGCGTTGGTGCTGTGCCGCTCCATCCGCAGGTGCAGCGTCTCCATGCCGAGCAGGATCTGGAACGCGTTCATCGGGGCGATGGCCGCCCCGGTGTTGCGCAGCATGACGGTGCGGGCGCGCATGATATAGGCGGCCGGCCCGGCGGCGTCGGTCCACACCGTCTCGTGGTAGGCGTGGTCGGGGCCCGTCAGGTTGCCGAACCGCTCGGCGTTGGCCGTCCAGTCGAACTTCCCGCCGTCGACGATCAGGCCGCCCATCACGGTGCCGTTGCCCGAGAGGTACTTGGTGGCGGCGTGCACCGAGATGTCTGCGCCCAGATCGAAGACCCGCTCCAGGTACGGCGTCGGCACCGTGTTGTCGACGATCAGGGGCAGGCCCAGCGCGTGCGCCGCGTCGGCCCAGGCGGGGATGTCCAGCACGTTGAGGGCGGGGTTGCCCATGGACTCGGCGAAGACCAACTTGGTGCGGTCGTCCACCACGGACGCCAGCGCGCCGGGCTCGTCGGGGTCGACGAAGCGGGTCTCGACGCCGAACTGCGGCAGGGTGTGGGCGAACAGCGCGTAGGTGCCGCCGTAGAGCTTCGAGCTGGCGACGATGTTGTCGCCCGCGCCGGCCAGGTTGAGCACCGCGTAGGTGATCGCGGCCGCGCCGGAGGCGGTGGCCAGGGACGCCAACCCGCCCTCCAGGGCGGTGATCCGCTGCTCAAGGGTGTTCTGGGTGGGGTTCATGATGCGCGTGTAGATGTTGCCCGGCTTGCGCAGCGCGAACAGGTCGGCGGCGTGCGCGGTGTCGTCGAAGACGTAGCTGGTGGTCTGGTAGATCGGGACGGCGCGCGCGTTCGTCGCGGGGTCGGCCTGCTCCTGACCCGCGTGGACGGCCAGGGTCTCGATGCTGTAGTCGCTCATCTGTGGGTGCTCCTTCGGCGCGGGCGAGTGTCGTCAGCCTAGGCGCGGCCCGCCCGCGGCCTCTGCGGCGTCTCGCCCCCCGGCCAGCGCGAAGCGCTCCAGCACCTCGTAGCGCGCCCCCCTGTCGCGCAGGTGCGAGGCGATCAGCACGTGCTCGGCGGCCGTCCAGGCCGGCGAGGCGTAGGCGTCCAGGACGCGCAGCAGCCGGGTGGCGTCCAGGCCGCGCCCCGAGCGTCCCAGCGTCAGGTGCGGGCGGAAGCGCGTCCCGTCGACGGTCGCCCCGGCCCGCACGGCCGCGTTCCGGGCGCGGCGCGCCAGCGCGCCCAGCGCCTCGGTGTCGCCCTCGATCGCGGCGAACAGCACCTTGGCGCGCCGCGGCTCCGGGAAGCAGCCGCCGCCGGAGACCGACAGGCGCAGCGGGGGCGTCCGCTCCGCCACCTCGGCGAGCGCCTCGACGAGCCGATCCTGGTGGCCGGCGTCAACGTCGGGCAGGAAGGACGTGGTGAGGTGCCAGTGCTCCGGCGGGGTCCAGCGCAGGCGGGGCTCGGCTTCGCGGCGCGGAGCGCAGAAGGCGTCCAGGTCGGCGACAACCTCGGGCGGCGGGACGAGGGCCGTGAACAGGCGTGCTCCCATGTCGGCGAGCCTAGGCGATCCCGGCGCGACGGGAAGGCGGAGTCGACGGCAAGAAATTCGGTGTTTCGGACACGAGGCCGCAGGATCGCTGCCAATCTGTAACCCGCGAGGGGGTGTTATGCCCGATCCAACAGGCCTACAGTCTCGCGCAAGCCCGACCCAACGGGGGGTCGGGAGCATGCCCGTCCAACGGCGGATCGGGCAGATGGAGGAGGGATTTCCATGCGGTTGAAGTCACTCATCGCGGCGGGCCTCGCGGGCATGATCGCCCTCGCCGGCTGCGCTTCCCCCGGCGGCCAGACGGCCGCCCCCACAGGCGGCGGCGGGGCGACCACGCCCGCGGCGGCGGGCGGCGGCGACGTCGGGGTGTTCACCTGGTGGGCCGAGGGCTCGGAGAAGGTGGGGCTGGAGGCCCTGCAGAAGGTGTTCAAGGAGAAGTACCCCAAGAACACGTTCGTCAACCTCGCGGTCGCCGGCGGCGCCGGGTCGAACGCCAAGGCGAAGCTGGCCGCCGACCTGAAGAACAACAACCCGCCGGACTCCTTCCAGGGCCACGCGGGCGCCGAGCTCTTCGACTACATCCAGGCCGGCCAGATCGAGCCCGTCAACGACGTCATGGATGGCCTCGGCGGCGCCAAGGTGTTCCCCAAGAACCTGCTGGACCTGATCACGGTCGACGGCAAGATCTACTCCGTCCCCTCCAACGTGCACCGCTCCAACGTCGTGTGGTCGAACCCGACGGTGCTGGCCAAGGCCAACATCGGCGCCGAGGCTCCGGCCAGCCTGGACGCGTGGCTCGCCGACATGCAGAAGCTGAAGGACGCCGGCGTGCAGACTCCGCTCGCGGTCGGCACCGCGCCGTGGACGCAGCTCCACCTGTTCGAGAGCGTCCTGCTCAGCGAGTTGGGCACCGACGGCTACGTGCAGCTGTTCTCCGACGGCGACTGGACCTCTGAGAAGGTGAAGTCGGCGGTCGACAAGTTCGGCAAGCTGCTGTCCTTCGCCAACACCGGCGGCGCCGACGACTGGCCGCAGGCGACCGACATGGTCATCGACGGCAAGGCCGCCTACAACGTGATGGGCGACTGGGCGGTCGCGCAGTTCACCGAGAAGGGCAAGAAGGAGAAGACGGACTACCTGTACTGGCCGACCCCGGGCACCGACGGCACCTTCCTGTTCCTGGCCGACTCGTTCACGCTGCCCAAGGGTGCCAAGAACGCCAGCGGCGCCAAGGACTGGTTGAACACGGTCGGCTCGGCCGAGGGCCAGAAGGCGTTCAACCTGGCCAAGGGCTCGATCCCGGCGCGCACTGACGTGTCGGTCAGCGACTTCCCCGCCTACCAGCAGTCCGCGATGAAGTCCTTCCAGTCCGACAAGATCGCCCCCTCGATCGCGCACGGCGCGGCGGCCCAGCAGGCCTGGAGCTCCGACATCACCACGGCGCTGTCGAAGTACGTCACCGACAAGGACGCGGCGGCCTTCGTCACCGCGCTCGGCGCGGCGGCGTCCAAGAACCGCTAGGCACGCCACGACCGGACGCCGGGGCTCACGGGCTCCGGCGTCCGGCTGACGACGGGGGTGGGTATGAGGAACCGATGGCAGGGGCTGGCGATGGTCGCCCCGTCGATCGTCCTGGTGATCGTGTTCGTGTACGGGCTGATCGGCCAGAACGTGGCGACCTCCTTCGAGCGGGTCACGCAGAAGACGTTCGCCGGCAACGAGAAGGTCGTCGCCCAGGGCGGGGTCGCGAACTACGCCGACCTGCTGGCCGACCCCCGCTACCAGCACGCGTTGTGGAACCTGCTGGTCCTGACCGTGGTGTTCGTGGGCGGGACGATGCTGTTCGGCGTGCTGTGGGCGCTGCTGCTGGAGAAGGGCGTCTCGGGTGAGGGCTTCTTCCGGTCGGTGTACCTGTTCCCGATGGCGGTCTCCTTCATCGCGTCCGGCACGGTGTGGAAGTGGCTGCTGTCGCCGGGCATCGGCGACCACGAGGCCATCGGGCTGAACCGGCTGTTCCTGATGGTGGGCCTGCCGGGGCTGCAGAGCCGGTGGTGGACCGACCCCGGGCCGTTCAACATGGCGGCGATGGCGCTGCCGGCGATCTGGCAGCTGTCGGGGTACGTGATGGCGCTGTTCCTGGCCGGCTTCCGCGGCATCTCCGACGACCAGCGGGAGGCCGCCCGCGTGGACGGGGCGTCGGAGTGGCGGGTGTACCGGCACGTGCTGTTCCCGCAGCTCTCCCCCATCGCGCTGTCGGCGCTCATCATCATCGGCCACATGTCGATGAAGACCTTCGACCTGATCTACTCCATCGCCGGGCAGAACAACTACGTCGCCGACGTCCCCGCGACGCTGATGTGGGTGCAGCTGTTCCAGCAGCGCAACGCGCCGACGGCGGCCGCCAACGCGACGATCCTGCTGCTCATCGTGGCGGTGGTCGTCGTGCCCTACCTCGTCTACACCAACCGCACCGAGGGGGCGAAGGGCCGATGACGACCGTGATCGCGGCCGCGCCCCCGCGCCGGCGCGCCGCCACCCCCAGCCAGCTCACCTGGCGCTCGATCCGGATGGCCCTGCTGATCCTGTTCGCCGTCGGCGTCCTGATGCCGATCTACGTCGTGCTGGTCACCAGCTTCAAGTCCCCGGCCGACTTCTCGGTGGTGGACGCCTGGAACCTGCCGGCCCGGCTCAGTTTCTCCGGCTGGCAGGCCGCCTGGGAGGCGCTGGCGCCCGCGCTGGCCCGCTCGCTGGTGCTGGGCGTCAGCGCAGCGGTGATCTCCTCGATCCTCGGCTCGATGAACGGCTTCGTGTTCGCCAAGTGGCGGTTCCCGGGGGCCAACGTCGTCTTCACGCTGTTCCTGTTCGGGATGTTCATCCCCTACCAGGCCGTCATGATCCCGCTGCAGCAGCTCATGATCGGCCTCAACGACACCGTGCCGGCGCTCTACGGCATCCCGACGCTGATCATCGCCCACGTCATCTACGGCATCCCGATCTGCACGCTCATCTTCCGCAACTACTACGCCACCGCGGTGCCCGACGAGATCCTGGAGGCGGCGCGCGTCGACGGGGCCGGCATGTGGCGGATCTACTCCTCGATCGTGCTGCCGGTCTCCGCCCCCGCCTTCGTCGTGACGCTGATCTGGCAGTTCACCTCGGCCTGGAACGACTTCCTGTTCGCGCTGTTCCTGACCGACCGCAACTCCGGACCCGTCACCTACGCGCTGCAGGAGCTGGCCTCGGCGCAGAACCCGGACTACTCCCGGATGATGGCGGGCGTGCTGATCGCGTCCCTGCCCACGCTGCTGGTCTACATCCTGCTGGGCCGGTACTTCGTCAGCGGCCTGATGAGCGGCTCGGTCAAGTAGCCGCCCGCGCGGCCGTGGGAGGATGGGTCCCGACGAAAGGACACCGATGGGAACCCTGGAAGACCGGCTGCACGGCGACATGATCGCCGCGATGAAGGCGCGCGACGGCGAGCTGACCACGACGCTGCGGATGGCGATCGGCGCGCTCAAGAACGAGAAGGTGGCCGGCAAGCAGGCCCGGGAGCTGAGCGCAGAAGACGAGATCGCCGTGCTGCAGCGCGAGGTCCGGACCCGCCGCGACTCGGCGCAGGCCTACACCGACGGCGGGCGTCCCGAGCTGGCCGCCAAGGAGCTCGCCGAGGCCGAGGTGCTGTCGGTCTACCTGCCCTCCATGCTGTCCGAGGACGAAGTCGACGCCCTGGTGGCCGAGGAAGTCGCCGCGGCGGAGGCGGCTGCCGGAGAGAAGCCGACGATGCGCCAGATGGGCGCTGTTATCAAGGCGGTCAACGAGCGGGCGGCCGGACGCGCCGAGGGCCGGACCGTGGCGGCCAAGGTCAAGGCCGCCCTGTCCTGACGCGGGGGCGACGCCTCGTCCTGCCGCGGGCGCGCGCGGCGGGCGTAGCGTGGAGTCCACCGCACGAAGGAGTCGGGATGACCGAGCAACTGCGTCTCAAGCGCGTCTATGAGGAGGCGTCCTCCGACGACGGCTTCCGCGTCCTGGTGGACCGCCTGTGGCCCCGCGGCGAGAGCCGGGCGAAGGCGGACCTCGACCTGTGGGACAAGGACGTGGCCCCGAGCACCGAGCTCCGCGACTGGTTCGGCCACGACCCCGCCCGGTTCGCGGAGTTCACCGCGCGCTATCGCGCCGAACTGTCCGGCTCGGACGCCCTGGACCACCTCGTCGGGCTGCTGGAGCCGCACGCGCTCGTGACGCTGCTCTTCGGGGCCCGCGACACGGTTCACAATCAGGCGGTGGTGCTGGCCGACGTGCTGGCGGAGCGCCTCGGCGTCCCGGCACCGACCGCCGTCAGCTGAGCCGACCGGCGGCCGAGGTCGGCCGGGCCCGCCCCCCGAGTTCCGCGGCGCCGAGGGCCGCCAACGGGATGGCCGTGACCAGCAGTTCGAAACGGTCCGGCAGGTCGAGCGCGGCCAGCACCGGCGCGCGCCGCGCCCGCTCCCGCAGCCGGTCGCGGACGGCCTCGGCCAGCGGCTCCCCCAGCGAGGTCAGTCCCCCGCCCGCCACGACCAGGTCGACGCCCGCGGCGAAGACCAGCACCTGCACCGCCGTCGCGATCCCGTCGCTGAGAGTGTGCAGCGCGGCCGCAGCGCGCCGATCCCCCGCGGCCGCCGCCACGAACGGGTCGGGCCTCGGGGTCGGCACCGGCCACAGCCGGGCGAGCGCCGATCCCGACGCGATCGTCTCCAGGCAGCCGGTCTGCCCGCACGAGCAGGGAACCCCGGTGCCGACCGGCAGGTGGCCGATCTCGCCGGCGGCCCCGCGGGGTCCCCGGACCACCTCGCCGTCCACCACGACGGCGGCGGCGAGTCCGGTGCCGAGGTTGAGGTACCCCAGCCCCAGGTCGGCGTAGCGCGACGAGCGCGCGCACAGCGCCTCGCGCGCCCCGAGGCCCGCCGCCTTGACGTCGTTCTCGACGCTCACCGGCAGGCCCAGCTCCGCCCCCAGCAGCGGGCCCAGCTCGAGGCGGTCCACCCGCAGGTTGGCCGCGTGCAACACGGTTCCGGTCGCGCCGTCCACCAGGCCGGGCATGCACGCCCCGACGCTGAGGCTGCGCGCCTCCTCGTCGTCCAGGGACGCCTCCGCGATGGCGCGGCGGGCGATCCGCACCGCCGCCGCGAGCACGGCGTCGGGCCCGCTGCCCGAGCGGGTGGTCTCGTGGGCGATGACCTTGTCGTGCGGGTCCAGGACGACCGCGGCGGTCTTGGTCCCCCCGATGTCGATCCCGAGCTTCATCGCGAAGCACTCCCCTCGGGCACCTCGACGGGATCGGGAAGCCGGGTGAGCAGTTCGACGAGGGCGCGCCCGACCCCCGCGGAGGCCCCGTAGGTGACCAGATCGCCGAAGCCTCGGGGCCAGCCGCACTCCACGACGATCACGGGGTGACCGGCCGCGCGCAGCGCGTCGGCCACGGCCGGCGCGGGATGCCCGGCCGCCAGGCCGCGCGCGACCACCGCCACCTTCGCACCGGGCGGCACATCGCCCGCGGCGATGGTGGCCCCGACGGCCGCCGCCCCCCAGACGACCCGCCCGACGGCCAGGTTGGCCTCCGACTCGACCTGGACGATGGCGGCGGGGGCGTCGTCGGCCAGCCACGCCGCGGCGCCGGCGCCGATCTCGAAGGCGTCGGCGATCTCGGGACGCGGGTCGGTTCCGGGTGCCGGGGCGGGCGACGGGGTGGCCTGGTCGTCGATGAGCGCCTGCACGCGGGCGGCCGAGGCCGCCAGCTCCTCGGGCTCGATCCGGCCCTGCGCCACGGCGTCCTCGATCGCCGCGACGACCCGCTCGAGCAGGTCCGGCCCGGTGTTCGGGCCGAGGCAGAGCAGGTCGGCGCCGGCGGCCAGCGCCCGGACGGCCGCCTCGGGGATCCCGATGTCGCCCGACGCGCCGGCCATGTCGAGGGCGTCGGTGACGATGACGCCGCGGAACCCGAGCCGGCCGCGCAGTTCGCCGCGCAGCACCGCCGGGGAGAACGTGGCGGGCCGCTCGGGGTCCAGCGCCGGCACCACGATGTGCGACGTCATGACGGCAGGGATGCCCGCCTGCACGACGGCCCGGAACGGTTCGAGCTCGCGGGCGTCGAGCACCTCGCGGGTGGCGTCGACGCGCGGGAGGGCGAGGTGGGAGTCCGTGGTGGTGTCGCCGTGGCCCGGGAAGTGCTTGGCGCAGGCGGCCACCCCGGCGTCCCGCAGGCCCCGGACCCACGCGACGGCGTGCCGGGCGACCAGCGGGGCCGTCGCTCCGAACGACCGGACGCCGATCACCGGGTTGTCGGGCGCGGAGTTGATGTCGACGACGGGGCCCAGATCCAGCCCGATGCCCAGCACGGCCAGGTCGCGGCCGATCCGGCGGGCGGACGCGGCGGTGAGCGCGGGGTCGTCGAGCCGCCCCAGGACGGCGTTGCCCGGCTCCGGGGATCCGGCGAGGTAGTGCAGCCGGGTGACGTCGCCGCCCTCCTCATCGGTGGCGATGAGGAGGCCCGGGCACCGGCGGTGCAGATCGGCGCACAGCGCGGAGACGGCCGCCGGGTCGGCGATGTTGGCCCCGTAGAGGCACACCGAGGCGAGCCCATCCCGGTGCGCGGCGACGAGCCAGGCGGGCACGGTCATGCCGTCGAAACCGGGCAGGAGCGTGCGGAGGATGAGGCGCCGCAGCGCCCCTGTGGTGGTGTCCATGATCAGCCCTTCACCGCTCCGCCGACCAGGCCGCTGGACATCCGCCCCTGGACCAGCAGGAAGAACACGATGACCGGCAGGGCGACCAGCGTCGAGGCGGCCATCACCTGCCCCCAGTCCGTCTCGCGGGTGGCGCTGGCCTGCAGGAAGCCGCGCAGCCACAGCGGCAGGGTCCGGGACTGCTCCTCGGTCATGATGACCAGGGCGATCGTGAACTCGTTCCACGCCTGGAGGAAGGCGTACACCCCCGAGGCGACCAGTCCGGGCGCGAGCAGCGGGAACGTGATGCGCAGGAAGGCCTGGGTGCGGGACAGCCCGTCGACCATGGCGGCCTCCTCCAGGTCCACCGGGACACCGGCGACGAAGCCGCGCAGCATCCAGACGGTGAAGGGGACGACCGCGGCCGTGTAGAGCACGATCAGGCCGATCGCCTGGTTGAGCAGCCCCAGGGAGCTCATCATCTTGTACTGCGCGATGAACAGGCCCTCGGCGGGCAGCATCTGGATGAACAGCAGCGCCAGGATGAAGGAGCGCCGGCCGCGGAACTTGAACCGGCTAATCGCCAGGGCGCCGAGGAAGGCGATTACGATCGCCGCCGCGACGGTGCACAGCGTCACCACCAGCGACGTGCCCAGGGCGCGGACGAAGGCCGGATCGGAGATCACCGTGACGAAGTTGTCCAGGCTGCCGTCGGCGAACGGGGTCAGCGTGGGCGTGGTGCGCTGCAGGATGACGTTGGGCAGGAAGGCCGAGTTGATCATCCAGTAGACGGGGAAGACCCAGGCCAGCGCGATCACGATCGCGACCAGGCTCCACAGCACGGTCGTCGGGCGCGGGAGGCGGCGGCGAGGGGTCGGGGCGGCCGCACGGGACGGGCGCTGGTCG
Above is a window of Propioniciclava coleopterorum DNA encoding:
- a CDS encoding carbohydrate ABC transporter permease; the protein is MSADTAAAPVRADQRPSRAAAPTPRRRLPRPTTVLWSLVAIVIALAWVFPVYWMINSAFLPNVILQRTTPTLTPFADGSLDNFVTVISDPAFVRALGTSLVVTLCTVAAAIVIAFLGALAISRFKFRGRRSFILALLFIQMLPAEGLFIAQYKMMSSLGLLNQAIGLIVLYTAAVVPFTVWMLRGFVAGVPVDLEEAAMVDGLSRTQAFLRITFPLLAPGLVASGVYAFLQAWNEFTIALVIMTEEQSRTLPLWLRGFLQASATRETDWGQVMAASTLVALPVIVFFLLVQGRMSSGLVGGAVKG